The genomic stretch CTATGGCTTGCAATTCTTGGAATTCTGTGCTGCTTTTCAGGAGGTAAGGAACTTCTCTTCTAATAATTAGAGAATGAATGCAAATTTGCATCGTTTGACTCTGAACAGTTTCATTCAATTTGTCAAGTGAAATGCATCCCATTTGACTCTAAACCTTTTGATATTGTGTGCGCTGTTTTTGTTGCTCGGAACTGTTATAACAAATTAGGTAACCATACTTATTAAGAGTGGTTTCAAGTATTCATTAGACTTCATTTTAGTCATTGGAGCTTTTCTAATGCAATTTTAAGGAGTAATCTCCATTAACATCTACCATTTGCTACTGCTTTCATGTTTGGCTCTTATGTTCTATTTAGTACTTTTTTCAATAATCTTTTGTATGCAGTGTATGAAAAAAAGCTAGTGTCTAATTTTCTCACCTTTTCCATTTCACACATTGCCCTTTGGTAGATTCTTGTTTTGAAGGAAGGGGAACCTGTATATTTGCTTCAAGAGCTAATACATGGGGGACGTGGGTGCCAAGGAAAATATTCTCCAGTTGTCCAGTTTCACATCAAGTTACTGTCGCTGATACTAGAGGACCTGAGTGGCGAGTACGGACCTTGAAGTTAGGAATATGTAGCTAATTAGATCTATATTAGTATGGAACACTGTACTGATATCTCCTTCATCATCTGTTCAGCTCTTCAAAGATAACTTCAAAACATGGCAAGGATTCTTGGCTGCATGTTTTACGGAATTGTATCTTCAGATCCCATTTTGCATGGGAAAAACTGAAGCTAGAAGGGTTTGGCTGGGAAGCTGAGGATTATAGTAGTTTAGACTCCTCAAAAAGGCTTAGGATCTTGGCTTTTCTATGCGATGAAATTCTTTGCACCAAGTAAGTGACAAGGTTTTTTACTTATttcttctgttttcttttttcaaggCTTCTCTTACTTGCAGCAAATTatgaacaaataaattaattttcattgcaGAAAAATTAGGAACTGGATAGAtgatcaaaattcaaatttttttgaaaagattAAAGCAGCAAAAGAAAGAGTTCGTGCTGCAAAACATAAGGTAGCAAAGACATGGGTGGCTTTTCTGGCCTTCATATGACATATGATAATGTTaagtgtttttcatttttgaactGATACCCCTTATAGGAGGAAGAATTGAAGCAAAAGATGCAGGACGAGGTGTGCAAAGCTATCATTTCACATAATGGTGCTCCTCTTTCAGTTGCTGAGAATGAAGCTTCTGTTTCACGCTTTAAAATTGAAGCAGCTCAAGCTCATGCTGAATTGCTGGAGTTGAAAGATATGGTACCTAATGGTATGATCTGAAATGTGATTATTTTAGAATGTTTGTTAAAAAACAATTGAACTGGTTCTTGGGCTGTTAAATTGACTTCCTAGATAATGTTTAGACATTGAGTTTGACTTAGCTTAACTATCTCACCTGACCTTGTATGTTGCACATTTGTCTGAGTCAAGCTTGTTGTGATCCTAATTGAACTTGCTTTTATTTTAGTGCTAGAATTTACTCTttctattttagaaaatataaactaGTGACTAGAGTTATATGATCTTTCAGATGACTAAACATTTTGGCATGGCTcacttatttaattatattaatgagCTTTTAATTTCCCCACAGTGGGGATTGTTGTTTTAATGAGCCTCTAATTTTAGGTTATCCCTGTCAGGTAAAGGGATTATTCTATTAGAACTGTAATATACCTATATTCAGGTCTTGGTAACCTGTGTTCAatctcttttttcctttatgtTCACCTTGTCAATAAATCATGGGAGAGGtggatttgtttattttgtttgcCCTGAAAGTTGCTTAACAATTTAGTCTCTGGCTTTTCAGGTGTAGCTTGGTTCATCACCCTTTAGGCCTTGCGACCCcctttttctaatttcttatcTCATTTTATCTCTTGATCATATGCCCCCTCTAGTTTAGAATATGTGCAATAGCCATATGCCCCTCTAAATGGAGCTTGGTAGGTACTGAAAAGGTACAATACAGCATATGTCTCATAACCTGTACATGAACTTACTAGTCAGTTTCAGGGATAGTCATCAGTTCACCTCCTTAAAGTAGTAAGACAAATTTAAACCTTACTGTTGGATTTGTTTTGATCCTTGTGATAGAAAATTCTTTGCACATTTGCAATGTCATCAATTGTTTTTTGTCGCTCTGGAGAAATTTAAAATGAAGCAAATTGACTAAAGTTGCAATAGTTTTGGGTGGTCTATTAGTTCTTGGCCCTTCTAATTTTTTCATTAGCATTGAATTTTAGTTGatttatattagattttatatcagtttCCTTATCCTTACAGCTGTATAAAATTTGTGACCCTCTTTTAATTTGGTTAccttttaaatatatttgtttcATCATCAATCTCTTTAGATGATGACCTAGCTTTGATTATCCAAGAAATCTTGTGTTTATCTTTTAACAAAATTGGTAATATTGTACTAGAttactttttatctttttgtctGAAAACTCCACTTGTGGGTTCCTATTTACAGTATGTTACAAGATCATATAAAGGAGGGGGGTTGTGTTGGGTAGCCAATAGTCCACATAAAACACATTGGATCAAACAACACACGTGgagggattaaggcttgatatgttattatttgaattgtaTTTTCcttgattgttttattttatgagaAAACTAAAATTTCACCTTTTAGTTCCAGTCTaccaacaacaaaaattattgcAAATTTAATTCATGGATCCCTCTTATAATTGTTTCTTTCCAATCGTCTAATATTTCATAGTTGTCAAAAAATCACTGAGCTGCAAAGAGTGCTTGGAGCTGAGGTGCAAGGCACAAGGCAGAGGCACATGCCTCATAGGCATGGCGAGCACATTTTTCATAATGTGTATAAAAACTTTATACCATTTTTGCAATTTAAAACTATAAAGAGGTAAATGCAAAACCATAAAATTATGAATGACAAATAGCCAACACTATAATAGCAACTAACATTATTTCAACAAAGTGctaaatgataaataaaaaattagtttcataatgGCATAAAACACagttaaatgaaataaaaaaataaaaaaaacattaatttaagtaaatttttaaaaaaatagaatcttAGTTAAACAACAGACTTTAAGTAAAATTGAGAACTGAGGTATATACAATATTTGCATTGTGGTGTGTTTCTAATTGAAATAAACAATTTAAAGATATTGAAAAAGAGAATAACTagattattagaaaaaaaaatacaaaaaaagagaaaaaggaaatacAGAGTAGGAAGAGAACAGCCATCTGAACATGGTGTCTTgctaattgaaataattaatttagagatgttgaaaataatagaaaaaagaaaaatagaacaGGAATAAACAACAAGCTGAACAtggttttaaaataatattatttttaatttttttttttttccaaaacagGTCCGGTTGAAAATGATTACCAATCTAGTATTAGGAGTGCCACAACATCTGTCATGCAAGCAGGGACACTTCTGTAGCAATGCCGAAGGCATAAACGCGCTTGGTAAGTGCATTCGGTGATGGAACCAATAGACGCACTTGCCAAGTGCGCTTTTCATGTGTTTATTGATAGAAAATAAGCGTATTTGACAAGTGCATAGTTATATAGAAACAATAAATGCAGTTGTCAAGTGGGTTCACGCTTTGTCCCCTGCTACGGGAATACACCTGCTGCATAGCATCCCTTTTGGCATGGCTGATACTAGATCAGTATATATTCAGGGCCGAGCCTCTCATAGATCTACATGACCATGATTTTCAtcttgagaagaagaagtgaagaagGCAGATCAAAGGTTTtaggaccaaaaaaaaaaaaaaagtacctGAATGTGGGTTTAAGCTTGTCGAAGACAACTCTTTGAAATTTAATAGATCTCTTGTTCTTTGAAGGACAATGATGGAAGCCCTTAACAAATTCAAACGTGGTTTCTTTCCAATTTCAACATTTTCattaatgcatttatttatttgttgcaGTTTAGGCTGGTTTGCCCTTGTTGTATGATTAACTTATGAAATATAAATCAATCTTCCTATATGAGCAAATGTTATCATTGTAGAATGTTCTATGTCCAAATTCTCAGAAGTCATTTCCTTATCAATTATGTTTTGCATCTTCCGAGGCTTCTTCCTTAAATTTAGTGTCTTTGGCATGATAACCTGACCTGTGTGTGAACCATTTTCTCAGAGGACGAAAGATCTGATTCTCTTAGGACAGAACCAATCCTTTTGGGCATTGCGGGGCACAAATATTGGAAATTAAAAGGAAGTTCTGACAATCCTACTATTCTCCTCCAAGGTTAGGTGATTACTTTAGCAGTTAGACTTTTAAGAATTCAGTAGTGAGTTAGGatgcttattttttttgttcaatttaCAGATGTGAGAACCAAGGACTCGGATGAGTCTGGTGACAAGTGGTTCACCTTTGACGTCGAGCAGGAAAAAGAGATTCAAAAATCCATTTCTTCTTTAAGGTAATGGAATGTATATCCAACTTGTATATACAAGGGTATGAATGCGTGCATTCTAGTCTTAGGTCCTCCTATagacatttttttaaatgttaaaaatctcTGTTTTCTTCATGATTGTTCCTTGCAACCTTGTTTCTAAAATTGGTATGTAATAATCTGATCCcattaaaaaatctaaagatACATTACTGGGCAATGTTAGACCACAGCTTGTTTAGGTAGGTACCTGGATTTGTAAGAGAAATGTGATATGCAATAAGGTGTAACAGGGGTAAACTTATGGTTCACTATTAGAATTCAAAATACTATTTGAAACAGTTCTAATGAAATATTACAatccaatcatttttttttttttttgctttcaaaTCAATTGTATAAAAACACATTTCTCCAATCATGAAAACCAATTTTTATGCTTTGTCCTGGGCATCTACTATCTATAGACTTTAGTTTCTTATATTTCCTGAACTTTACAGAGAGTGCAAAATTCCTTGTTTTGGGATGCGGAGGTAACTTGTTTACTCATTCGCCATTTGTTAGGGTACAAGCATCTTATGTGGGCATAGGTTATCGGCAAAATGTAACCTGCATTAAGCAGAAAATTTTCAGACTTCGATTGCATTTAGATAATCATTTTGTTCCAATGGCAGTTTTGGAAGtgagattttcttttttcttttttgttacaGGAAAAGAAGGTCTGGAAAGAATTCCTGATGGACCTATCTTCTAAAATTAGCAAAGcggcctaatttaattaatctgcTGCCATTTAGTCAATGCAATTAAGGTACTGTTTTGCGCATAGCTTTCTCTGGTGATTTTGTTATCCATCAGGCATTGATTGGGTGTGGAACTGGTATTAGATAAACCACTCGAATGTTTCCATATGTAGTTGATgaatttaaaggaaaatataCTTGAGCTTGTTCACATTTCACAAGCAATTCAAACAGAGATTTTcaagccatttttttttctcatttatccAGCCCTACTTTACACAAAAACCAGTAAAATTTTCTATTCTACTCCCTAAAACCAAGATCTGAATATACGAGTTGCCATTCAATAACGTTTGTATAAATAAAAGTTGTGAGGTTGTAGTATGccaattcaacccaaaaggaGGACTTAGTTTGATAAAACAAAGTTGCAAGTACAGCTTCTTATTTGCTTATTCTAGAGATCTCGTTCCAAGCTAATACTAGCATAATGTCTTTGCTATTCTAGCAGGTGGGATTGAAGATGATCGATGGATTCTGATTGCAAATCTGTTCTAAATTGCTCGAGGCTCCAAGCTccgaataaaaaataaaaaacttactGAAAAAGCtgatatattttgatgattggACTCTCTAAATCCTGCTATACCTTTATGAACCTTATTTGTTTTGACGGTTGAATTGTGTAAATATTAAGTTGTTACtgaatttgatatattgtaaattgtaattcatataatttttttctgaaGAGAATTGGAGATAATATTTGGACACTCACTTGTGACATTTTTGAGTAgtatattaatacataaatattacaaGTGAGTGTCAAAATTGCGTGTCCCTCTTTTCTAATTCACAAGTCTCTTGTATAGGTTTTGAATGGATCCACCTTACCCCAATCAGGCTATTCTATTATGTTGTTTTGGTACCATTTGGGGAGGATATTTCTCATTTGTATTCTCTTTGTGtaatgtaaaattaaattgatttaaatcATAACATTTAGTTAGATAATTTGTATCTAATTTAACTCGTTATTCTAATGAATCAAGTTTAGTTCGACtcattatttacataaaattaatggggtttttttttttagacctGCAATTTGGCTCAATATGTCTAAGGGTCGGTGGGCTAGTAGACTCAATTAAgttctaattttataaaaatataaaaatataaataatttaattttaaattaaatttattgatatttaatttaattactctaatactttaaatattattaggCAATTTCACAAATTTACAGtgataattaataaatcttaaataatttctatacacaactttatattttttataaaaaaaaattatatctcgTACACAAGCATAAtcactttaaaaaaatttatatatataaataaatatgtatctcatacataatTATTGGAGTTGGAATCCCAAGTacgaagaaatttttttataatttttaaatatttataaaacttaataagaattttaaattttaaaagtaaaattataaattattgaaagtttaaatttttaaacttttaacttctatctcttaactttttattttaatgatagaaattgcatgtttaaaaatctatataataaggcacAACTGTTTTTGAATTGTCTAAAATATATAGACATTTTGATGGATGAGATCAATTTCTGATACTTTGATGGCTGAGATTAAAACTTTTCCCGCTCAATCCCATCcccctcactgcctctctctatctctcacgacccactccctcactcactcattctctccctctctctttctctctctcacagacccccACCCTcactcactctctttctctttctctgtccCTGCAGCTTCACGCCCAAACATCTGTCTCATCAAAGCAGCAGATTTTAGTAGATTTTAGCTCCTTCTGAATCAACATTCAATGGCcaaccctctctctctatacataGCAAGCAGTGTGTATGTATGTGCCTGAAGCAGCGAGCGGCCAGAGGTGGGCTCGCAATGGAGAGCCGATGCAGCGGCTGGTTACGGTCTGTGCGCGCAGGCAGAGGCGCGGGAGCTGGCCCGCGGCGGCGAATGGCTAATGGCGGCGGTGGCGGGGCGACCTAGAACGACCGGCGGAGGCCAGGCCAGCGGGTGGCTGTGCGTTGCAGGAAGAGGAAgcggaggaagaagatgaagggagaaggagaaaaaaaataataaaataaaaaaaaatactgaaaaaatagggaaaggggataaaatgtaaaaaaaaaattgaaaatcaatttgggaCTATCCCCAACCACCGGCGCTCGagaatccaaattttttttaaatttttaatttttaaaacatttaatacttaatttttaaatattctaaatattaacagtgaaattttttgaaatattatgtaagtttcaatacttaatttttaaaattttttaaataaaaaataaagtaagttttaatatataagaatttgacgtggatgattcaatttcaaaataaataatttttttttaaatcattaatgatcaaatgttgtttttaatgtaaaattttattcaaagttTGAagcataatttaaaatttttatctttaagtgttgaatttttaagaCTTAAAGAAACGTGAAATTGGTTAATCTATCATATTgagttcaaaaataatttatttatttaatttttttaataattctattttttattttaataacataatttatttctttctcttgcatATTCACCCACTATTTCCCTCACTTAGTGTCTCTCTTTCTaccttcttcttattctttctctcaCAGATCCATCCCGttcttctctgttcttcttccAGCCCAACAGTCActgtctctctctttttctctctcttactGACCCACCCACCCACTCCATCGGGGGGTGTGAC from Diospyros lotus cultivar Yz01 chromosome 9, ASM1463336v1, whole genome shotgun sequence encodes the following:
- the LOC127810373 gene encoding uncharacterized protein LOC127810373 isoform X1; this translates as MAAAAAAASVFVSIQDSANQQSRTGDRDRDLDRDENKKEENSSLRVGKTCHQCRQKITNIFGSCKNHKKDRPCTMKFCRKCLFNRYGEKAEEMVALEDWSCPKCRGICNCSVCMKKRGHQPTGILVHTAKAEGFSSVSELLHVKGPESFGRANIVKAVDGNQEDDEILLKESNPKAKRQRISKEGLIEIQDGNRGTRSSLKETKCIGEDISLPEGTELITVAGIDLPPRDVGYGLQFLEFCAAFQEILVLKEGEPVYLLQELIHGGRGCQGKYSPVVQFHIKLLSLILEDLSGDSSKITSKHGKDSWLHVLRNCIFRSHFAWEKLKLEGFGWEAEDYSSLDSSKRLRILAFLCDEILCTKKIRNWIDDQNSNFFEKIKAAKERVRAAKHKEEELKQKMQDEVCKAIISHNGAPLSVAENEASVSRFKIEAAQAHAELLELKDMVPNEDERSDSLRTEPILLGIAGHKYWKLKGSSDNPTILLQDVRTKDSDESGDKWFTFDVEQEKEIQKSISSLRKRRSGKNS
- the LOC127810373 gene encoding uncharacterized protein LOC127810373 isoform X2; translation: MAAAAAAASVFVSIQDSANQQSRTGDRDRDLDRDENKKEENSSLRVGKTCHQCRQKITNIFGSCKNHKKDRPCTMKFCRKCLFNRYGEKAEEMVALEDWSCPKCRGICNCSVCMKKRGHQPTGILVHTAKAEGFSSVSELLHVKGPESFGRANIVKAVDGNQEDDEILLKESNPKAKRQRISKEGLIEIQDGNRGTRSSLKETKCIGEDISLPEGTELITVAGIDLPPRDVGYGLQFLEFCAAFQEILVLKEGEPVYLLQELIHGGRGCQGKYSPVVQFHIKLLSLILEDLSGDSSKITSKHGKDSWLHVLRNCIFRSHFAWEKLKLEGFGWEAEDYSSLDSSKRLRILAFLCDEILCTKKIRNWIDDQNSNFFEKIKAAKERVRAAKHKEEELKQKMQDEVCKAIISHNGAPLSVAENEASVSRFKIEAAQAHAELLELKDMVPNGPVENDYQSSIRSATTSVMQAGTLL